The following coding sequences lie in one Candidatus Marinarcus aquaticus genomic window:
- a CDS encoding EAL domain-containing protein — translation MVHLTLALVEDETFLREKLEKILKREVEVVYAFSSAKETLRKIPEIMPDIILTDIKMAEMSGLEMVEEIRKLNLPIKVIVASAFSEPAYFQKAIKLKVENFLVKPIDIDELLYQLKEIEKNLTIEKAYHAKNKLLNEYKEVVDKSNHITKTDIKGTITYANDRFCKLCGYTQEELIGSPHNIVRHEDMPASFFKRMWTTILNKQTWHGTIKSKTKYGDAFYIETTIAPILDENNNIEEFISIKNNVTELVNNKRDLQKEIVTDRLTGIPNRIKLSQDLKEFQSASIILLDIEKFHETNNLFGLDFGDKILIFIAQKLKYLSLQRECSCYRISADEFILLSHNQSSEKLIETINQLEQDIKLMPFEENNISFDIDITYGIVTNTQDINNNMLIGMAESALSDARKEHKLYSLYSQDKNQQKAYEYNFEWTKKIKDALNEDRIDIYFQPLVSTITQETVKFECLVRYIERDGSVISPFYFLEVAKRSRLYNDITKVVIQKACEVFSQRKEKFSINLSIEDIVDEQTIDFLIKEVQQHHLFNRIIIEILESEGIDNYNKVIDIVEKLKGHGIEIAIDDFGTGYSNFAHLISLDIDILKIDGSLIKDIDQNISSRSIVKSILSFTKELNIKTVAEFVNSQEVFDVIQELGVDLAQGYYFSEPISKEKLEELS, via the coding sequence ATGGTTCATCTAACATTAGCACTCGTAGAGGATGAAACATTCTTACGTGAAAAACTGGAGAAAATTCTTAAAAGAGAAGTTGAAGTGGTTTATGCATTTTCAAGTGCAAAAGAGACGCTTAGAAAAATTCCAGAGATAATGCCCGATATCATTTTAACCGACATCAAAATGGCTGAAATGAGTGGTCTTGAAATGGTGGAAGAGATTCGAAAACTCAATCTGCCTATCAAAGTGATTGTCGCTTCAGCATTCAGTGAACCTGCTTATTTTCAAAAAGCCATAAAACTCAAAGTTGAAAATTTTTTGGTCAAACCCATTGATATTGATGAACTGTTATATCAACTCAAAGAAATAGAGAAAAATCTTACCATCGAAAAAGCGTACCATGCAAAAAATAAACTGCTCAATGAATATAAGGAAGTCGTTGATAAAAGCAATCACATCACTAAAACCGATATTAAAGGCACTATCACCTATGCCAATGATCGTTTTTGTAAGCTGTGTGGTTATACACAAGAAGAGCTCATAGGTAGTCCTCACAATATTGTACGTCATGAAGATATGCCTGCTTCATTTTTCAAACGTATGTGGACAACCATTTTAAATAAACAGACATGGCATGGCACCATTAAAAGTAAAACCAAATATGGGGATGCTTTTTATATAGAGACCACCATTGCTCCTATTTTAGATGAAAACAATAACATTGAAGAGTTTATCTCCATTAAAAACAACGTCACTGAACTGGTTAATAACAAGCGTGATTTACAAAAAGAGATCGTCACCGACAGACTCACAGGCATACCAAATCGAATCAAACTATCACAAGACCTTAAAGAGTTTCAAAGTGCATCCATCATTTTGTTAGATATTGAAAAATTTCATGAAACCAATAACCTCTTTGGACTTGATTTTGGAGATAAAATTCTGATATTTATTGCACAAAAACTCAAATACCTCTCTTTACAAAGAGAGTGTTCGTGTTATCGTATCTCTGCTGATGAATTTATCCTTTTAAGTCACAACCAAAGCAGTGAGAAACTTATTGAGACCATCAATCAACTGGAACAAGATATAAAACTCATGCCCTTTGAAGAGAATAATATCAGCTTTGATATTGATATTACCTATGGAATTGTGACCAACACACAAGATATCAATAACAACATGCTCATAGGTATGGCTGAATCGGCACTTTCAGATGCCAGAAAAGAGCACAAACTCTACTCTTTGTATTCACAAGATAAAAACCAACAAAAAGCATATGAATACAACTTTGAATGGACAAAAAAAATCAAAGATGCATTAAATGAAGACCGTATTGATATCTACTTTCAACCATTAGTCTCCACCATTACACAAGAGACAGTAAAATTTGAGTGTTTGGTTCGATACATCGAACGTGATGGAAGTGTCATTTCTCCCTTTTACTTTTTAGAAGTAGCCAAACGTTCACGTCTTTATAACGACATCACCAAAGTGGTCATTCAAAAAGCGTGTGAAGTCTTTTCACAACGCAAAGAGAAGTTCAGTATTAATCTCTCTATTGAAGACATTGTGGATGAACAGACCATCGATTTTCTTATCAAAGAAGTACAACAGCACCATTTATTCAATCGCATAATTATTGAAATATTAGAATCTGAAGGAATTGATAACTACAATAAAGTAATTGATATTGTTGAAAAGCTCAAAGGGCATGGTATAGAAATTGCCATTGATGACTTTGGTACGGGTTACTCCAATTTTGCGCACTTAATTAGCCTGGATATTGATATTTTAAAAATTGATGGTTCTTTAATCAAAGACATCGATCAAAATATCAGCA
- a CDS encoding nitroreductase family protein: MFTSIPEYHAATKHSYYSVRSMPNRLDWDNQPWAFKSYPENYLGIPLNLKLESHAFLYYIASIDAKKSYPGVEYYLRINPSAGALYPNEIYFQSRNNEGIDDGIYHLNIAQNAITLLKPIKEEGIEPFLHLNKQIEGFIFLNSALYYRSAWKYKNRAFRYCLLDSGHLLGCIENSCYVHEKEYELVYDFEKKRLNTMFGFSKEEFFLSACVVGKTTQNSVLQLQMNLENIDGTGVFERNEMIETAYQNSCEVSYKIPQYLKPQFHYQKEMFKEVMLKRRSIRGFEKRAILKEQLHTLLSLLNQPITSDCDEQIDIYYVINRVKGMPLGLYKNGELVIQGDFASKAGYLCLEQELGAHSAVTFFLTSTSKNYQAMYQKAGIIGHRLYLGSNYMHIGCSGIGAYYDDEVCEFINENTQVLYALAIGH; the protein is encoded by the coding sequence ATGTTTACAAGCATACCAGAGTATCATGCTGCGACCAAACACTCTTATTACTCTGTACGAAGCATGCCCAATCGATTAGATTGGGACAATCAGCCTTGGGCTTTTAAAAGTTATCCTGAAAATTATTTGGGCATACCTTTAAATTTAAAGTTAGAATCACATGCTTTTTTATACTATATTGCGAGCATTGATGCTAAAAAGAGTTATCCTGGGGTAGAGTATTATTTACGAATTAACCCAAGTGCAGGGGCTCTTTACCCCAATGAAATCTATTTTCAAAGCAGAAATAATGAAGGCATTGATGATGGGATTTATCATTTGAATATTGCTCAAAATGCCATCACGTTACTTAAACCCATCAAAGAGGAGGGCATTGAGCCTTTTTTACATTTGAACAAACAAATTGAGGGTTTTATCTTTTTGAATTCAGCTTTATATTACCGAAGTGCTTGGAAGTATAAAAACAGAGCATTTCGATATTGTTTATTGGATTCGGGACATCTTTTAGGCTGCATTGAAAACAGCTGTTATGTACACGAAAAAGAGTATGAGCTTGTTTATGATTTTGAAAAAAAGAGGTTGAATACCATGTTTGGTTTTTCAAAAGAGGAGTTTTTCTTGTCTGCATGTGTGGTTGGAAAAACAACTCAAAATTCTGTATTGCAACTTCAAATGAATTTAGAAAACATCGATGGTACAGGTGTATTTGAAAGAAATGAGATGATTGAAACAGCGTATCAAAATAGTTGTGAAGTAAGTTATAAAATACCTCAATATTTAAAACCACAATTTCATTACCAAAAAGAGATGTTTAAAGAGGTGATGTTAAAACGAAGGAGCATACGTGGGTTTGAAAAACGAGCCATTTTAAAAGAGCAACTGCACACTTTGCTTTCTCTTTTAAATCAACCCATCACTTCCGATTGCGATGAACAAATTGATATTTATTATGTCATCAATCGAGTTAAAGGGATGCCTTTGGGTTTATATAAAAATGGCGAACTGGTCATTCAAGGGGATTTCGCTTCAAAAGCAGGTTATTTGTGTTTAGAACAAGAGTTGGGTGCACACAGTGCGGTGACCTTTTTTTTGACCAGCACTTCCAAAAATTATCAAGCGATGTATCAAAAAGCAGGTATTATTGGTCATCGACTCTATTTAGGCAGTAATTATATGCACATAGGGTGCAGTGGTATTGGGGCTTATTACGATGATGAAGTGTGTGAGTTTATAAATGAGAATACACAAGTGCTTTATGCACTTGCAATTGGTCATTAG